Proteins co-encoded in one Malus sylvestris chromosome 9, drMalSylv7.2, whole genome shotgun sequence genomic window:
- the LOC126634201 gene encoding protein TIC 20-IV, chloroplastic-like has translation MATALGCRLSVLASPAASRYKDVNLKRQNKPNRVACRSNFNAVPILSSSRSIQQPNHNRHSWAPKGLPNLHLSFTSLRLLRGNQGDQSHNISMLPRQRKSSTLTQAKKSNSISIPFPKMKEKPEWWWRTLACLPYLIALQMSDTGFYIQPFTEHYELFGDLVYYVPGAIKRLPYWFTMIYFFLAYFGVVKKKEWPHFFRYHVIMAMLLETMLQVVWYSSNFFPLIHFNGTFGIEYWAVVALVYVSVMLECVRCALAGKYVKLPFFSTPALVHTLFQVEGYHKPF, from the exons ATGGCGACCGCCTTGGGCTGCCGTCTTAGCGTTCTTGCCTCCCCGGCTGCGTCCCG GTACAAGGATGTGAATCTAAAAAGACAGAACAAGCCCAACCGGGTTGCATGCAGATCTAACTTCAATGCAGTGCCTATACTGTCAAGTAGCAGGAGTATACAACAACCTAACCACAATCGGCATTCCTGGGCACCGAAAG GATTGCCAAACTTGCACCTTTCTTTTACGTCATTGAGACTGTTAAGAGGGAATCAAGGCGATCAGTCACACAACATATCCATGTTACCTAGACAACGGAAATCTTCAACATTGACACAAGCAAAGAAGAGTAACTCCATCAGTATACCTTTTCCGAAGATGAAAGAGAAGCCAGAATGGTGGTGGAGAACTTTAGCATGTCTCCCCTACTTAATCGCTCTGCAGATGTCTGATACCGGGTTTTATATTCAACCCTTCACAGAACACTATGAATTGTTTGGAGACTTGGTTTATTATGTCCCAGGAGCAATAAAGAGGTTGCCATATTGGTTCACAATGATATATTTCTTCTTGGCGTATTTTGGAGTGGTGAAGAAAAAAGAGTGGCCTCACTTCTTCAGGTACCATGTAATCATGGCAATGCTATTAGAGACAATGCTGCAAGTGGTCTGGTATTCGAGCAATTTTTTCCCGCTTATACACTTCAATGGCACATTCGGCATAGAATACTGGGCAGTCGTGGCACTCGTGTACGTTTCAGTCATGCTCGAGTGTGTAAGGTGTGCTCTTGCCGGCAAGTATGTTAAACTCCCATTCTTTAGTACCCCTGCTTTAGTCCATACTCTTTTTCAAGTAGAAGGCTACCATAAACCTTTCTGA
- the LOC126582208 gene encoding uncharacterized protein LOC126582208, with the protein MATLAAAAARQLATSSRISTARTSSLTSNLIHRRGLAGAADHHGSPRVNVWQDPLSPSKWKEEHFVIVSLSGWGLLIYSSYKFFSGGKKEEKLVEASH; encoded by the exons ATGGCCACTCTAGCGGCGGCGGCTGCTCGTCAACTTGCAACTTCAAGTCGCATCTCCACCGCGAGGACCTCGTCTCTGACTTCCAATCTAATCCACCGCCGTGGCCTCGCCGGCGCTGCTG ATCATCATGGGTCCCCAAGGGTTAATGTCTGGCAAGACCCGTTGAGCCCATCTAAATGGAAGGAAGAGCat TTCGTAATTGTATCTCTATCTGGCTGGGGTCTACTCATCTATAGCAGTTACAAGTTTTTCTCTGGAGGCAAGAAGGAAGAG AAACTGGTGGAAGCATCACACTGA
- the LOC126582622 gene encoding QWRF motif-containing protein 3-like, whose product MKNDQVVTDQFHKPRRPKYREVSSRFLSSPTTAETTTLPSPNHPISPVRRKPKIDYSGPNSGLWPSSMSSHKKLDTLADHLGNDGREDRIERKGSIFDRQRSYREFGLLDNPKENAKENHRPIFGGSMRYTGKFNFPGKSNSSSSSKFSSNSNVAAPRRFSVDENALHQKSSRRISDALDSGSECSDGYSGMTMGSPNVGQSARKSGVAVSSKYMNEITLRHRRRTSDSNIANPISGDKSPKLNKFTIKNVIRRAHSLTATTQWALSPGRTGSPTMSVENKGVQLSSSSMKPPTSPSKTKGVEKLLNLGLDLFKTKKSSSSPSSVLVRYGSVSSGSSMTEMGHQLRLLHNRILQWRFANARADVVNQNIANQAQINVLYAWDGLMKLQLSVLQKKVKLHKEKLDMKLNFILYSQLKSLASWGDMERQHTAAVCMMKECLHSVVFTVPLVEDAEVDTQSASTALQHASDLTASIKLLLAGFSPLAEQAAPLLSQLAEVVAQEKLLLEECIELFRNISTLEIEETSLKCSIIQLELWKHEQIN is encoded by the exons ATGAAGAATGATCAAGTGGTAACAGACCAATTCCACAAACCCAGAAGACCCAAATACCGGGAAGTAAGCTCTCGGTTTCTATCGTCGCCAACCACCGCAGAAACCACCACGCTCCCATCACCGAACCACCCCATCTCGCCGGTCCGCCGCAAACCCAAAATCGACTATTCGGGCCCCAACAGCGGACTATGGCCCTCCTCAATGTCGTCGCACAAGAAACTCGACACTCTCGCCGACCACCTCGGAAACGACGGGCGAGAAGATCGAATCGAACGTAAAGGTTCAATCTTTGACAGACAGAGGAGCTACAGAGAGTTTGGTTTGTTGGATAATCCGAAAGAAAACGCCAAAGAAAATCACAGACCCATTTTTGGTGGGTCAATGAGATACACTGGAAAATTCAATTTTCCCGGAAAATCTAACTCGTCGTCTTCGAGCAAGTTTTCGAGCAATTCAAATGTGGCTGCTCCTCGGAGATTTTCAGTGGACGAAAATGCTCTGCATCAGAAGTCGTCTCGCCGAATTTCGGATGCTCTTGATTCGGGATCGGAGTGCAGTGACGGCTATTCAGGGATGACCATGGGGTCTCCAAATGTCGGTCAGAGTGCTCGAAAATCGGGTGTGGCGGTTTCTTCTAAGTACATGAATGAGATTACTTTAAGGCATCGGAGACGGACATCGGATTCTAACATCGCAAATCCGATATCGGGAGACAAGTCTCCGAAGCTGAACAAATTCACCATTAAAAATGTGATCAGGAGGGCTCATTCGCTGACAGCGACCACACAGTGGGCGCTTTCACCGGGAAGAACAGGGTCACCGACGATGTCCGTGGAGAATAAGGGAGTTCAATTGTCGTCTTCGAGCATGAAGCCTCCTACGAGTCCCTCAAAAACCAAAGGGGTGGAGAAGTTGCTCAACTTGGGGTTGGACTTGTTCAAGACTAaaaaatcttcttcttctccgtctAGTGTGCTGGTGAGGTATGGTTCAGTTTCTTCGGGTTCAAGTATGACAGAGATGGGTCATCAGCTTCGGTTGCTTCATAATCGAATCTTGCAGTGGCGGTTTGCGAATGCTAGAGCTGATGTTGTGAATCAGAACATAGCAAATCAAGCACAG ATCAATGTTTTATATGCTTGGGACGGTTTGATGAAGTTGCAACTTTCCGTGCTACAAAAGAAAGTGAAGCTACATAAAGAAAAGCTTGACATGAAGCTGAACTTTATACTTTATTCCCAA CTTAAGTCGTTGGCATCTTGGGGAGATATGGAAAGGCAACATACTGCAGCAGTGTGCATGATGAAAGAGTGCTTGCATTCTGTTGTTTTCACGGTGCCCCTCGTTGAAGATGCAGAG GTGGACACTCAATCTGCTTCCACTGCTCTTCAACATGCTTCGGATCTCACAGCTTCCATTAAGTTGTTGCTTGCTGGTTTTTCGCCATTG GCTGAGCAAGCTGCTCCTTTACTATCGCAACTAGCGGAGGTGGTTGCACAAGAAAAATTGCTTTTAGAGGAGTGTATTGAGCTTTTCAGAAACATATCCACGCTAGAG ATTGAAGAGACGAGTTTGAAGTGCAGTATTATTCAGTTGGAACTTTGGAAACATGAACAAATTAATTAG
- the LOC126583088 gene encoding uncharacterized protein LOC126583088, which yields MKWKIKAGKAMFALKTTIEDDMLEHIRKANTPKEAWDTFATLFSKRNDTILQLLENKLLSMAQRDMTIAEYFHKVKSIRREISELDPSAAIVESRIKRMIIHGLRPEYLGFVAAVQGWSTQPSLVEFENLLANQEALAKQMGGVSLRGEEETFYTKSKCNFKQRAGGGYKRNDDKEKCYQGGMSSRPRGAPKYHGNCGQS from the exons AT GAAGTGGAAGATCAAGGCAGGTAAGGCCATGTTTGCCTTAAAAACCACAATTGAAGATGACATGTTGGAGCATATACGGAAGGCTAATACACCAAAAGAAGCGTGGGACACCTTCGCCACACTATTTTCAAAGAGGAATGATACAATACTCCAACTTCTCGAGAATAAGCTGTTATCGATGGCCCAACGAGACATGACAATTGCCGAATATTTCCACAAGGTAAAGTCTATTCGCCGTGAAATTTCTGAATTAGATCCTAGTGCTGCAATTGTAGAATCTaggataaaaagaatgattatcCATGGATTGAGACCTGAATATCTAGGTTTCGTTGCCGCTGTACAAGGATGGTCGACGCAACCATCACTTGTTGAGTTTGAGAATTTGCTTGCCAATCAAGAAGCTTTGGCAAAACAAATGGGAGGGGTCTCGTTAAGAGGTGAGGAGGAAACATTCTACACCAAAAGTAAATGCAACTTTAAGCAGCGTGCTGGTGGTGGATATAAAAGAAATGATGACAAGGAAAAATGTTATCAAGGAGGAATGAGTTCTCGACCAAGGGGAGCTCCGAAGTATCACGGCAACTGTGGTCAGTCCTAG
- the LOC126634122 gene encoding probable cyclic nucleotide-gated ion channel 20, chloroplastic isoform X1 produces the protein MAASENDEAPMLHSQFSYQYADSQFQKFESISLDVPSSISMSSMGSNATETELGDHSSPFMHACVPFQHLRVCKDSYCTICSTRQSLKSAKQENRKASRLFNSKIHISFYDDAKGWFRRCFSFLNQRIPGVMSPHTKGVQQWNKFFVLACLVAIFIDPLFFFVLSAWKEYKCLVISKPLTTIMVFFRTVTDLIYFLHMLLQFRLAYVAPESRVVGAGEIVDQPKKIALHYLQGKFLVDLFIVLPLPQIIILAILPQFFGSSGANDAKNLLRMAVLFQYIPRLYRFLPLLAGQSPYGFVLESARTNFIINLLTFMLAGHVVGSCWYLFGLQRVNQCLRNACHNSDIPSELCMKFIDCGFGEQGWKWENWIDNENATTCFSEEGFAYGIYVKAVDLTTADSVITKYVYSLFWGFQQISTLAGNQVPSYFVWEVLFTMAIIGLGLLLFSLLIGNMQNFLQSLGRRRFEMLLRRRDVEWWMSYRHFPEELRRQVRQAERYNWSATRGVNEEMLLENLPEDLQRDIRRHLFKFVKKVRIFTLLEDPVLDAICEKLKQKTYIKGSKIFYPGGLVEKMVFIVRGRVESIGEDGIVVSLCEGDVCGEELLTWRLEHPSVNNVRIPGRKLLSNRMVRCLSNVEAFSLRAADLEEFTSRFARFLRNARVQGAIRYESPYWRGLAAKRIQVAWRYRKKRLSRASVSQNSSPLHRTFWSNIG, from the exons ATGGCTGCTTCAGAAAACGACGAGGCACCAATGCTACATTCGCAATTCTCATATCAATATGCCGATTCTCAGTTCCAGAAATTTGAATCCATTTCCCTGGATGTGCCAAGTTCCATTTCCATGAGTTCAATGGGATCCAATGCAACTGAAACTGAACTTGGAGACCATTCAAGTCCATTCATGCATGCATGCGTTCCGTTCCAGCATTTACGAGTGTGCAAAGATTCTTATTGCACAATTTGCTCAACACGTCAGAGTCTGAAATCAGCTAAGCAGGAAAACCGAAAAGCTTCAAGGCTTTTCAATTCTAAG ATTCATATCTCTTTCTATGACGATGCTAAAGGCTGGTTTAGAAGATGTTTCTCTTTTCTAAATCAACGTATTCCAGGAGTCATGAGCCCTCACACTAAAGGTGTGCAACAATGGAATAAATTCTTTGTCTTAGCTTGCTTGGTGGCGATTTTTATAGACCCTTTGTTTTTCTTCGTGTTATCTGCATGGAAG GAATATAAGTGCCTAGTTATCAGCAAGCCCTTGACCACAATAATGGTGTTCTTCAGAACAGTAACTGATTTGATATACTTTTTGCACATGCTTCTCCAG TTTAGGTTGGCTTATGTTGCTCCTGAGTCTAGAGTAGTTGGTGCTGGAGAGATAGTGGACCAACCAAAGAAAATTGCTCTCCATTATCTCCAGGGAAAATTTCTCGTTGACTTGTTTATCGTTTTACCGCTTCCTCAA aTCATAATTTTGGCTATTTTACCACAATTTTTCGGATCATCTGGAGCAAATGACGCAAAGAATCTTCTACGCATGGCAGTTCTTTTCCAGTACATTCCCAGGTTGTATAGATTTCTACCTCTGCTTGCTGGTCAGTCCCCATATGGATTTGTGCTTGAGTCAGCACGGACAAACTTCATAATAAACCTCCTCACCTTCATGTTGGCTGGCCACGTTGTTGGATCCTGCTGGTACCTCTTTGGCTTACAG AGGGTTAATCAATGTCTTCGAAATGCATGTCATAACTCTGATATCCCCAGTGAATTGTGCATGAAATTCATAGACTGTGGGTTTGGCGAGCAAGGATGGAAATGGGAGAACTGGATAGACAATGAGAATGCTACTACTTGTTTTAGTGAAGAGGGTTTTGCCTATGGAATCTATGTTAAAGCTGTCGATCTCACTACTGCAGATAGCGTAATAACTAAATATGTATACTCATTGTTTTGGGGATTCCAG CAAATCAGCACTCTGGCGGGAAATCAAGTTCCAAGCTATTTTGTTTGGGAAGTCCTGTTTACCATGGCAATTATCGGACTTGGCCTCTTGCTTTTTTCTCTTCTAATTGGAAATATGCAGAATTTTCTTCAGTCTCTTGGACGGAG GAGATTTGAGATGTTATTGCGACGTCGTGACGTAGAATGGTGGATGAGCTATCGCCACTTTCCAGAAGAACTGAGAAG GCAAGTAAGGCAAGCTGAACGGTATAACTGGTCCGCCACTAGAGGTGTAAATGAAGAAATGCTTTTGGAGAATCTGCCCGAAGACCTTCAAAGAGATATACGACGCCATCTCTTCAAATTTGTGAAAAAA GTTCGGATTTTTACCCTGCTAGAAGACCCGGTTTTGGATGCAATCTGTgagaaactaaaacaaaagacataCATCAAAGGAAGCAAGATCTTCTATCCTGGAGGTCTAGTTGAGAAGATGGTTTTTATCGTGCGCGGAAGAGTAGAGAGCATTGGGGAGGATGGGATTGTTGTTTCGTTATGCGAAGGAGATGTTTGCGGCGAGGAACTTCTCACATGGCGTCTCGAGCATCCTTCAGTAAACAATG TCAGGATTCCTGGTCGGAAATTGTTGAGCAATAGGATGGTAAGGTGCTTAAGTAACGTTGAAGCATTTTCGCTGCGAGCTGCAGATCTTGAAGAGTTCACTAGCCGTTTTGCAAGATTCCTGCGGAATGCACGAGTGCAAGGAGCCATAAG GTATGAGTCACCGTATTGGAGAGGTCTTGCAGCAAAGAGAATTCAAGTAGCATGGAGATACAGGAAGAAGCGTCTAAGTCGTGCAAGCGTATCCCAGAACTCCTCTCCTCTGCATAGGACTTTTTGGTCGAACATCGGATGA
- the LOC126583302 gene encoding probable galacturonosyltransferase 10 → MRRRAADFRRPLRRRFPNALWWALCGVAVLLFIFTLSRVNQMESRPVIPMKFRSDRIMEGLNITDEMLSPNSVARQLNDQIALAKAFVVIAKESNNLQFAWELSAQIRSSQILLSNAATRRVPLTVRESETAISDMALILYQAQQLHYDSATMIMRLKAKIQTLEEQMSLVSDKSSKYGQIAAEEVPKSLYCLGIQLTSEWFRKPNIQRKIKDRKQIEMKLKDNNLYHFCVFSDNILATSVVVNSTSINSKNPDKIVFHLVTDEINYAAMKAWFSINSFRGVAVEVQKFEDFTWLNASYVPVLKQLQDSDTQSYYFSGNSDNGRTPIKFRNPKYLSMLNHLRFYIPEVFPALKKVVFLDDDVVVKKDLSDLFSISLNGNVNGAVETCMETFHRYHKYLNYSHPLIRAHFDPDACGWAFGMNVFDLVQWRKRNVTGIYHYWQERNVDRTLWKLGTLPPGLLTFYGLTEPLDASWHILGLGYTTVDPHLIEKGAVLHYNGNSKPWLKIGMEKYKPLWEKYVDYSHSLLQRCNFH, encoded by the exons ATGAGGCGGAGAGCCGCGGACTTCCGGAGGCCGCTCCGGCGGCGGTTTCCAAATGCGTTATGGTGGGCGCTGTGCGGGGTTGCGGTTTTGCTCTTCATTTTTACTTTGAGCAGAGTTAATCAGATGGAGTCCAGACCTGTCATTCCCATG AAATTCAGGAGTGATAGAATTATGGAAGGCCTTAATATTACCGACGAAATGTTGAGCCCCAACTCAGTTGCAAGGCAGCTCAATGACCAAATTGCTCTCGCAAAAGCATTTGTTGTGATTGCCAAAGAAAGTAACAACCTTCAGTTTGCTTGGGAATTAAGTGCCCAGATTCGCAGTTCGCAGATCCTGCTGTCAAATGCTGCAACCAGGCGAGTTCCTCTGACTGTTAGAGAATCGGAAACTGCAATCAGTGATATGGCACTTATACTGTACCAAGCACAGCAGCTCCATTATGATAGTGCTACCATGATCATGAGACTGAAAGCCAAAATCCAAACTCTGGAAGAACAAATGAGTTTGGTGAGTGACAAAAGTTCAAAGTATGGACAAATAGCTGCTGAAGAAGTCCCAAAAAGTCTCTACTGCCTTGGTATTCAGCTGACTAGTGAATGGTTCAGAAAGCCGAATATACAGAGGAAAATCAAGGACAGAAAGCAAATAGAAATGAAACTAAAGGATAACAATCTCTATCATTTCTGCGTCTTCTCTGACAACATCCTAGCAACTTCAGTTGTGGTCAATTCAACTTCTATAAATTCCAAAAATCCAGATAAGATTGTCTTCCATCTTGTAACTGATGAAATCAACTATGCTGCAATGAAGGCCTGGTTTTCCATAAACAGCTTCAGAGGAGTAGCCGTTGAGGTTCAAAAGTTTGAGGATTTTACATGGTTGAATGCTTCTTATGTTCCTGTACTTAAGCAGCTCCAAGACTCTGATACTCAGAGTTATTATTTCTCTGGAAATAGTGATAATGGGCGGACACCAATCAAGTTTCGGAACCCCAAGTATCTTTCCATGCTTAATCATCTGAGGTTTTATATTCCGGAAGTTTTTCCTGCCCTGAAGAAGGTGGTATTTCTGGATGATGATGTTGTGGTTAAGAAGGATCTATCTGATCTGTTCTCCATTAGTTTGAACGGTAATGTCAATGGTGCGGTGGAGACATGCATGGAGACATTTCACAGATACCATAAATATCTGAACTACTCTCACCCTCTCATAAGAGCGCATTTTGATCCTGATGCTTGTGGATGGGCGTTTGGGATGAATGTTTTTGATTTGGTTCAATGGAGGAAAAGGAATGTCACCGGCATCTACCACTACTGGCAGGAAAGAAATGTAGACCGGACATTGTGGAAACTCGGCACACTACCACCCGGATTGTTGACATTCTACGGATTGACAGAGCCTTTGGATGCCTCGTGGCATATTCTGGGTTTGGGCTACACAACCGTTGACCCTCACTTAATAGAGAAAGGTGCTGTGCTGCACTACAACGGCAACTCAAAACCGTGGTTGAAGATCGGAATGGAAAAGTACAAGCCCCTCTGGGAGAAATATGTTGATTATAGTCATTCGTTATTGCAACGGTGCAATTTCCATTGA